A region of the Gammaproteobacteria bacterium genome:
ACTTGCCGGCGCCATTCGGGCCCAGGAACCCGAGGGTCTCTCCCGGTGCGACCGTGAAGCTGACGTCGTCGACGGCGAGTTGCCCGTCGTACGAGTAGCTGATCCCTTCGACCTGGATGGCCGGTTCACTCATGTGGTCTCCTTTTTCCAGCGCTCCATGAGCGCAGGCCACTCCCGTTCCCAGAACAGAAAGGCATCACGCATCTCCACCAGGCGATTCTCTCGGTCCGTATCGTCGCCAATTACGGCAATGCCGTGTTCCGCCAGCCGCCGCAGGTTGGTGATCTCCCCTCCGCGACGCTCGATGATCCTCTGCCACGCTCCGGGTGCGACGCGGTGGTACATCTCGCGAGAGCCCGGCTTTCGGTATCGGTTGACAAGCCCCACCTGCTCGAGGAGACGGCTCATCGTGCTGATGGAGCTCTTCGAGGCGCCGAGTGCCTCCATGAGGCCGCTGGTGGACTGGCCGGGTGGATCGCACACCATCAGCCATCCAATCAGACGCCCCGCCATCCGGGGGAGGCCGCTGGACGCGTAGTAGGAACCGAAGGCCTCGACGAGCCGGGCAGTGTCCGAGTTCTCGTCGCTTAGGGGCATCATCGTTCCGAACGTTCAGGAATAACTGAACACTAGCGGGTTGGTAGCGTGGTGGTGATGCAAATGCCGAAAGCAGCGGAGCTCCGTCTCCAACAAGAACTGATCGTCTGGTTGACCACGGTCACGGCGACCGGGCGACCGCAGACGTCCCCGGTGTGGTTCTTGTGGGAGGGGGATGAGTTCCTCATCTACAGCCTCGCCGACACGGCACGGGTTCGGAACCTCCGGGCCAACCCGCATGTCGCTCTCAACTTCGATGGCGACGGTGTGGGCGGTGCAGTCGTGACCTTCGAGGGCGTCGCCCGCGTCGTTGCCGATGCCCCGCCGGCCTGCGCCGTAGCCGAGTATGTAGAGAAGTACCGCGACGAGATGACCCGTCACGGGTGGACGCCGGAGGAGTTCTCGCGTCGGTATCCGGTGGCGATCCGGATCACACCTCAGCGGGTTCGGTCCTGGTGACGGAACCGGGGTCCGGCCTTCTCGATGTTCCGCGGTCGGTCCGAACAGTTCGTCCGGGATCGTGATTCCCTCTACGGCCGACACTTCCGGCGGACGATCTTGATCCACGGTCCGCGAGCGTCGGTAGCCTAAGACTGTGAACAAGCTGGAACCGACTCCCCGCTGGGTCGTCGTGGTACTCAGTCTGGCTCTGCTGGCGCTCCTTGCCGTCGTGGCGATCGGCGCACGGCGAATTCCCAGCCCGACCGGTGATTCGCAATTGCCGCTCGACTCGCGATTGATCGGACAGATCGTCACGGGTGTCGCATGGCTGCTGATGGCCGCGTTGATGATCTGGCTCGTGCTCCCGGGCGGAGTGCGGAGAAAACGAAGGCCGCCTCCGAAGCGGAGATCGTGGCTGGCGTCTGTCCTGGCACTGATAGCGCTGTTGATCGTATTCATGCAGCTGGGAGAGCTGAACCCGGATCTCACGGAGAAGCAGGTATCGACGATCACGGGCCTTCCTGAAGTGCGGAACACGACTGTGGTGTCGATGGAACCGCGCTCGGCGTTGCCCGCCGGCTCGTCCACAACACTTCTGATCGTGATGGCCGCAGTGGTGTTGGCAGTCGTGGCGCTTTCCGCAATCGGCCGGGAAAGGAACGACGAGTCCGACAAGGAGCTTGTTGAAGAGCCCGCGTTCCCCGGCGTCGTCGATGATCTTCTTGCCGAACTGGAACACTCCGGCGACCCGAGAGCCGTTGTGATCGGTGCATATGCCCGAATGGAGCAGGCGCTCGGAAAGGACGGTGTGGCGCGCCGCAGTACTGAAGCACCGCTGGAGTTCCTCGACCGGGCACTTCGCCAGCTGCATGTGAGCGCGTGCGCAGCCAAGCGCCTGACCAGTCTGTTTGCGGAAGCACGTTTC
Encoded here:
- a CDS encoding MarR family transcriptional regulator, which translates into the protein MMPLSDENSDTARLVEAFGSYYASSGLPRMAGRLIGWLMVCDPPGQSTSGLMEALGASKSSISTMSRLLEQVGLVNRYRKPGSREMYHRVAPGAWQRIIERRGGEITNLRRLAEHGIAVIGDDTDRENRLVEMRDAFLFWEREWPALMERWKKETT
- a CDS encoding TIGR03667 family PPOX class F420-dependent oxidoreductase, with the protein product MQMPKAAELRLQQELIVWLTTVTATGRPQTSPVWFLWEGDEFLIYSLADTARVRNLRANPHVALNFDGDGVGGAVVTFEGVARVVADAPPACAVAEYVEKYRDEMTRHGWTPEEFSRRYPVAIRITPQRVRSW
- a CDS encoding DUF4129 domain-containing protein codes for the protein MNKLEPTPRWVVVVLSLALLALLAVVAIGARRIPSPTGDSQLPLDSRLIGQIVTGVAWLLMAALMIWLVLPGGVRRKRRPPPKRRSWLASVLALIALLIVFMQLGELNPDLTEKQVSTITGLPEVRNTTVVSMEPRSALPAGSSTTLLIVMAAVVLAVVALSAIGRERNDESDKELVEEPAFPGVVDDLLAELEHSGDPRAVVIGAYARMEQALGKDGVARRSTEAPLEFLDRALRQLHVSACAAKRLTSLFAEARFSPHVIDESMSAEAIDALREIRDELRAKA